The Microbacter sp. GSS18 genome has a segment encoding these proteins:
- the hisH gene encoding imidazole glycerol phosphate synthase subunit HisH, with amino-acid sequence MSSKPVVAVLDYGSGNVHSAVKALAAAGADARLTRDRDLVMNADGLVVPGVGAFRAVMEALQASRGHELIDRRLAGGRPVLGICVGMQILFEHGVERGVDTEGLGEWPGAVTELDAPVLPHMGWNTVDAGAGSRLFAGIEDERFYFVHSYGAQHWSLDVIRPFAEPVLTWCTYGAPFLAAVENGPLSATQFHPEKSGEAGIRLLANWIDGLGGATL; translated from the coding sequence GTGAGCTCGAAGCCCGTCGTCGCCGTCCTCGACTACGGCAGCGGCAATGTGCACTCGGCCGTCAAGGCCCTCGCCGCTGCGGGCGCCGACGCGCGCCTGACCCGCGATCGCGACCTCGTCATGAACGCCGACGGCCTCGTCGTCCCGGGGGTCGGGGCGTTCCGGGCCGTCATGGAGGCGCTCCAGGCCAGCCGGGGCCACGAGCTGATCGATCGCCGCCTCGCCGGCGGTCGCCCGGTGCTCGGCATCTGCGTCGGCATGCAGATCCTGTTCGAGCACGGCGTCGAGCGCGGCGTCGACACCGAGGGGCTCGGGGAGTGGCCCGGTGCCGTCACCGAACTGGACGCGCCGGTCCTGCCGCACATGGGCTGGAACACCGTCGACGCCGGAGCAGGATCCCGGCTGTTCGCCGGCATCGAGGACGAGCGCTTCTACTTCGTCCACTCGTACGGCGCCCAGCACTGGTCGCTGGATGTCATCCGCCCGTTCGCCGAGCCGGTCCTCACGTGGTGCACGTACGGTGCGCCGTTCCTCGCCGCCGTCGAGAACGGCCCCCTCAGCGCGACGCAGTTCCACCCCGAGAAATCGGGGGAGGCGGGCATCCGCCTGCTGGCCAATTGGATCGACGGGCTCGGCGGGGCTACCCTCTGA
- the hisB gene encoding imidazoleglycerol-phosphate dehydratase HisB encodes MSAGSRTASIRRATSESTVELELDLDGTGRSRIDTTVPFFDHMLTAFAKHSLTDLTVRASGDTDIDAHHTVEDISIVLGQAIRQALGDKAGISRYGDALVPLDEALAQAVVDISGRPYLVHEGEPAGFEHHLIGGHFTGSLVRHTFEAISFNAALTVHVRVLSGRDPHHIAEAEYKAFARAFRQAKALDPLVEGIPSTKGAL; translated from the coding sequence ATGAGCGCAGGGTCACGCACCGCCTCCATCCGGCGTGCGACGAGCGAGTCCACGGTCGAGCTCGAGCTCGACCTCGACGGCACGGGTCGCAGCCGCATCGACACCACGGTGCCGTTCTTCGACCACATGCTGACGGCGTTCGCGAAGCACTCGCTCACCGATCTGACCGTGCGCGCCTCGGGCGACACCGACATCGACGCGCACCACACCGTCGAGGACATCTCGATCGTGCTGGGGCAGGCGATCCGGCAGGCGCTCGGCGACAAGGCCGGGATCTCGCGCTACGGAGACGCCCTCGTGCCCCTCGACGAGGCGCTCGCCCAGGCCGTCGTGGACATCAGCGGACGCCCGTACCTCGTGCACGAAGGCGAGCCCGCCGGGTTCGAGCACCACCTCATCGGCGGGCACTTCACGGGCAGCCTGGTGCGTCACACGTTCGAGGCGATCTCGTTCAACGCCGCTCTGACGGTGCACGTGCGCGTGCTGTCGGGCCGCGATCCCCACCACATCGCCGAGGCCGAGTACAAGGCGTTCGCGCGCGCGTTCCGTCAGGCGAAGGCGCTCGATCCCCTCGTCGAGGGCATCCCCAGCACGAAGGGCGCTCTGTGA
- a CDS encoding histidinol-phosphate transaminase, whose amino-acid sequence MTVRLDDLPLRDDLRGRRPYGAPQAPLPVALNVNENTHPVPEEVADDILDAIALALREVNRYPDREFTALREAFAGYLGHGLTADQIWAANGSNEVLQHILQAFAGPGRTAFGYSPTYSMYPLLTRGTGAEWREGHRAPDFSVSAASAAEQVDEARPDVVFLCSPNNPTGTPMGLDVIEAVYEATDGIVIVDEAYHEFAPHDVPSALTLLPGRERLVVSRTMSKAFAFAGARVGYLAADPALIDALRLVRLPYHLSALTQAAATAALGHADRMLAMVDEIVEQRDRISATLEALGYAPYESWANFVLFGDVDDPARVWERLYERGVLIRDVGIPHHLRVSAGTEEETTAFLDALASIDSGS is encoded by the coding sequence ATGACCGTTCGACTCGACGATCTTCCCCTTCGCGATGATCTGCGGGGACGCAGGCCCTACGGGGCACCCCAGGCGCCCCTTCCCGTCGCACTCAACGTCAACGAGAACACCCATCCGGTCCCCGAAGAGGTCGCCGACGACATCCTCGACGCGATCGCGCTGGCGCTGCGTGAGGTGAACCGGTATCCGGACCGCGAGTTCACGGCCCTTCGCGAGGCATTCGCCGGGTACCTCGGCCATGGCCTCACGGCCGATCAGATCTGGGCGGCCAATGGGTCGAACGAAGTGCTCCAGCACATCCTGCAGGCCTTCGCCGGCCCCGGGCGCACGGCTTTCGGCTACTCGCCGACGTACTCGATGTACCCGCTGCTCACGCGGGGGACCGGCGCGGAGTGGCGCGAGGGCCACCGTGCGCCCGACTTCTCGGTGAGCGCCGCGAGCGCCGCCGAGCAGGTCGACGAGGCACGGCCCGACGTCGTCTTCCTGTGCTCGCCGAACAACCCCACGGGCACCCCCATGGGACTGGACGTCATCGAGGCCGTCTACGAGGCCACGGACGGCATCGTCATCGTCGACGAGGCGTACCACGAATTCGCGCCGCACGACGTCCCGTCCGCGCTGACACTCCTCCCCGGGCGCGAGCGTCTGGTGGTGTCGCGCACCATGAGCAAGGCATTCGCCTTCGCCGGTGCGCGCGTGGGCTACCTCGCTGCCGACCCTGCGCTCATCGACGCGCTGCGTCTGGTGCGCCTGCCCTATCACCTGAGCGCCCTCACGCAGGCCGCCGCGACCGCCGCCCTCGGGCACGCCGACAGGATGCTGGCGATGGTGGACGAGATCGTCGAGCAGCGCGATCGGATCTCCGCGACGCTCGAGGCGCTCGGCTACGCGCCGTACGAGTCGTGGGCGAACTTCGTGCTGTTCGGCGACGTCGACGACCCGGCGCGCGTGTGGGAGCGCCTGTACGAGCGCGGCGTGCTCATCCGCGACGTCGGCATCCCGCACCACCTTCGCGTCTCGGCGGGCACCGAGGAGGAGACCACGGCGTTCCTCGACGCGCTCGCCTCGATAGACTCGGGCTCATGA
- a CDS encoding LysM peptidoglycan-binding domain-containing protein, translating to MTAISFSPSVAPRSTSFGASPRTRLRLTARGRRVLAAVAALPAVVALSLAVIGGGAAIANRDAGAPAGSFQTVTVDPGDSLWSIAQEIAPAADPRDVVDAITRLNALDGAVLRAGQSLAIPGEYSSDR from the coding sequence ATGACCGCGATCAGCTTCAGCCCATCCGTCGCACCCCGTTCGACGTCCTTCGGCGCATCGCCGCGCACGCGGCTGCGGCTGACGGCGCGCGGGCGCCGTGTGCTGGCCGCCGTCGCCGCCCTCCCGGCCGTCGTGGCGCTCTCGCTCGCCGTGATCGGCGGCGGCGCTGCGATCGCCAATCGCGACGCCGGGGCTCCCGCGGGCAGCTTCCAGACCGTCACGGTCGACCCGGGCGACTCGCTGTGGTCGATCGCGCAGGAGATCGCGCCGGCGGCGGATCCCCGCGATGTCGTCGACGCCATCACGCGTCTCAACGCCCTCGACGGCGCCGTGCTGCGGGCCGGCCAGAGCCTCGCGATCCCGGGCGAGTACTCCTCCGACCGCTGA
- the lexA gene encoding transcriptional repressor LexA, with the protein MSEASGRDKPTVEKPQTRRRKSLSDKQLAILEVIQRSIAHHGYPPSMREIGDAVGLKSLSSVTHQLNQLELSGYLRRDPGKTRAMEVLIDLPGAAAENPADTAPALGDAALVPLVGRIAAGVPITADQQVEEIFPLPRQLVGKGELFMLKVSGESMIDAAICDGDWVVVRSQPTAENGDIVAAMLEGEATVKTFRQRDGHTWLLPRNSAFEPILGDEAVVLGKVVALLRAV; encoded by the coding sequence ATGAGCGAGGCGAGCGGACGCGACAAGCCCACCGTCGAGAAGCCGCAGACGCGGCGACGCAAGAGCTTGAGCGACAAGCAGCTGGCGATCCTCGAGGTCATCCAGCGCTCGATCGCCCATCACGGCTACCCGCCGAGCATGCGCGAGATCGGCGACGCCGTCGGACTCAAGTCCCTCTCGAGCGTGACGCATCAGCTGAACCAGCTCGAGCTGAGCGGCTACCTGCGGCGAGACCCCGGCAAGACGCGCGCGATGGAGGTCCTGATCGATCTGCCCGGCGCGGCTGCCGAGAATCCCGCCGACACCGCTCCCGCCCTCGGCGACGCCGCGCTCGTCCCACTGGTCGGCCGCATCGCGGCGGGCGTTCCGATCACCGCCGACCAGCAGGTCGAGGAGATCTTCCCGCTCCCCCGCCAGCTGGTGGGCAAGGGCGAGCTGTTCATGCTCAAGGTCTCGGGCGAGTCCATGATCGACGCGGCCATCTGCGACGGCGACTGGGTCGTCGTGAGGTCGCAGCCGACCGCCGAGAACGGCGACATCGTCGCCGCGATGCTCGAGGGCGAGGCCACGGTCAAGACGTTCCGTCAGCGCGACGGCCACACGTGGCTGCTGCCGCGCAACTCCGCCTTCGAGCCCATCCTCGGCGACGAGGCCGTCGTGCTGGGCAAGGTCGTCGCCCTCCTTCGCGCCGTCTGA